One genomic window of Candidatus Didemnitutus sp. includes the following:
- a CDS encoding nucleoside monophosphate kinase gives MNLQHDRSAWLHGPQHACQTPPPHVDPPRRLLLLGAPGVGKGTQAALLSAALGACHLSTGDIFRLARTAHHDQLTPAMRLAVERMSRGELVSDETVLQLVRERMTCLRCRGGFILDGFPRTVPQAAALQVLLEAERVAVDAVVSYDLSEPELIARIGGRRTCPVCKAVYHAELRPPKAEGLCDFCGTTLVLREDDRPEAVHVRQQAYLQATEPLLDFYYELGQLVHISAAGSPEEVFARTSAALAARWRA, from the coding sequence TGGTTGCATGGGCCACAGCATGCGTGTCAAACCCCGCCGCCGCACGTCGATCCCCCGCGTCGGCTGCTCCTACTCGGCGCCCCCGGCGTCGGCAAAGGCACCCAAGCCGCACTCCTCTCGGCCGCACTCGGCGCGTGCCATCTCTCGACCGGCGATATCTTCCGCCTCGCCCGCACCGCGCATCACGACCAGCTCACACCCGCCATGCGGCTGGCCGTGGAGCGCATGAGCCGCGGCGAGCTCGTCTCCGACGAGACGGTGCTCCAACTCGTGCGCGAACGCATGACCTGCCTGCGCTGCCGCGGCGGGTTCATTCTCGACGGCTTCCCGCGCACCGTGCCGCAGGCTGCCGCCCTGCAAGTGCTGCTCGAAGCCGAGCGCGTCGCCGTCGACGCCGTCGTCAGCTACGATCTGAGCGAGCCCGAACTCATCGCGCGCATCGGCGGCCGCCGCACCTGCCCCGTCTGCAAGGCCGTCTACCACGCCGAGCTGCGCCCGCCCAAGGCCGAGGGCCTGTGCGATTTCTGCGGCACGACGCTCGTTCTGCGCGAGGACGATCGCCCCGAGGCCGTGCATGTGCGCCAGCAGGCCTATCTCCAAGCCACGGAGCCGCTGCTGGATTTCTACTATGAACTCGGCCAGCTCGTGCACATCAGCGCCGCCGGCTCGCCGGAGGAAGTGTTCGCGCGGACGTCCGCCGCCTTGGCGGCCCGCTGGCGCGCCTGA
- a CDS encoding DoxX family protein, with product MQKILQLEFIPRSADLALLVLRLWLGLSMALLHGWGKVAALVAGKNMFEKPILGLGAWPEFALVTFAEFACALLVAIGLWTRLASFFMVVTMAVAFFMAHGMKLSGPMSGEVAYLYLAGYFTLLIAGAGKFSFDKK from the coding sequence ATGCAAAAAATCCTTCAGCTCGAATTCATCCCCCGCAGTGCGGATCTCGCGTTGCTCGTGCTTCGTCTCTGGCTCGGCCTTTCGATGGCGCTTCTACATGGCTGGGGAAAAGTCGCGGCGCTGGTGGCGGGGAAAAACATGTTCGAAAAGCCGATCCTTGGGCTCGGTGCCTGGCCGGAGTTTGCCCTCGTGACGTTCGCGGAATTCGCCTGCGCGCTGCTGGTGGCGATCGGGCTGTGGACGCGGCTGGCGAGTTTTTTCATGGTCGTGACGATGGCCGTGGCGTTCTTCATGGCGCACGGCATGAAGCTGAGCGGCCCGATGAGCGGCGAGGTCGCCTACCTCTATCTCGCGGGCTATTTCACGCTGCTGATCGCGGGTGCCGGCAAGTTCAGCTTCGACAAGAAATGA
- a CDS encoding VOC family protein, which yields MKTSPALDAGVRIGHVHLKVANLERALDFYCGVLGFQLMQRYGTQAAFISAGGYHHHLGLNTWESLGGSPPPPGSTGLYHTAILYPTRRTLADALRRLVEADWPLDGASDHGVSEALYLRDPDQNGVELYRDRPEADWPRTPAGELAMVTRPLDLHGLLAELK from the coding sequence ATGAAGACCTCTCCCGCCCTCGACGCCGGCGTCCGCATCGGCCACGTGCACCTGAAGGTCGCGAACCTGGAACGCGCCCTGGACTTCTACTGCGGCGTGCTCGGCTTCCAACTGATGCAGCGTTATGGCACGCAAGCAGCCTTCATTTCGGCGGGAGGCTATCATCATCACCTCGGCCTCAACACCTGGGAAAGTCTCGGCGGCTCGCCGCCCCCGCCCGGATCGACCGGTCTCTATCACACCGCCATCCTCTACCCGACTCGCCGCACATTGGCGGACGCGTTGCGCCGGCTCGTCGAGGCGGATTGGCCGCTCGACGGCGCGTCCGATCACGGTGTCAGTGAGGCGCTCTACTTGCGCGATCCGGACCAAAACGGCGTGGAGCTCTACCGCGACCGGCCCGAAGCCGACTGGCCGCGCACACCTGCGGGCGAACTCGCGATGGTCACGCGCCCGCTGGACCTGCACGGTCTGCTCGCAGAACTGAAATAG
- a CDS encoding VOC family protein yields the protein MLQVTAIAFTGYPVTDIPRARAFYEQVLGLQSTAVFEHEGKHWIEYDIGPGTLAISNMSADKWKPSPDGPAVALEVAEFEAAIAALRAAKVKFVVDPMDSGVCRMAIVCDPDGNSLCIHQRHVP from the coding sequence ATGCTCCAAGTCACCGCCATCGCCTTCACCGGGTATCCGGTCACCGACATCCCGCGCGCCCGCGCGTTCTACGAGCAGGTGCTCGGGCTGCAATCGACCGCGGTCTTCGAGCACGAGGGCAAGCACTGGATCGAATACGACATCGGCCCCGGCACACTGGCGATCAGCAACATGTCTGCGGACAAATGGAAGCCGTCGCCCGACGGTCCCGCCGTGGCGCTGGAGGTGGCGGAGTTCGAGGCCGCCATCGCGGCGTTACGGGCGGCCAAGGTGAAATTCGTCGTTGATCCGATGGATAGCGGGGTTTGTCGCATGGCGATTGTCTGCGACCCGGATGGCAATTCGTTGTGTATTCATCAACGCCACGTCCCATGA
- a CDS encoding VOC family protein yields the protein MLKVTGIAFTVFNIKDPARSREFYGKTLGLALCAEMEFAPGMWWIEYDTGESALALTTYSMPGLSGGPSPGVALEITNFDDALANLRAAGVPLVWGPNDFPPCRSFAIQDPDGNAIYLHQRKSNA from the coding sequence ATGCTCAAAGTCACTGGAATCGCCTTCACCGTTTTCAACATCAAGGACCCCGCGCGCTCGCGTGAGTTTTACGGCAAGACACTCGGCCTCGCTCTCTGCGCGGAGATGGAATTCGCGCCGGGCATGTGGTGGATCGAATACGACACGGGCGAGAGCGCGCTCGCGTTGACGACCTATTCGATGCCGGGCCTGAGCGGCGGGCCGAGTCCCGGCGTGGCGCTCGAGATCACGAATTTCGACGACGCGCTGGCGAACCTCCGCGCGGCGGGCGTGCCGCTGGTGTGGGGCCCGAACGACTTCCCGCCCTGCCGCAGTTTCGCGATTCAGGACCCCGACGGGAACGCGATCTATCTTCACCAACGCAAGTCCAACGCCTGA
- a CDS encoding nuclear transport factor 2 family protein: MLRSTPLLSLLTAGAFLAAVPAASASVDEDAAAVAALDTAFQLAVKNNDAETIVRTLADDMVLITGRGRVYTREDHIVAARTKERVYEKQDEEPGSQKVRVWGDTAVVTALLWCKGATHGQSFDFKVWFSDTYVRTPSGWKYVFGQASLPLPTEPKQNN; the protein is encoded by the coding sequence GTGCTCCGTTCCACCCCACTACTCAGTCTCCTGACCGCCGGTGCGTTTCTCGCTGCGGTGCCCGCGGCCTCGGCGTCGGTCGACGAGGACGCCGCCGCCGTCGCGGCGCTCGACACCGCCTTCCAACTCGCGGTGAAGAACAACGATGCCGAGACGATCGTGCGGACGCTGGCGGACGACATGGTGCTGATCACCGGTCGCGGCCGGGTTTACACGCGCGAAGACCATATCGTCGCGGCGCGGACGAAGGAGCGCGTCTACGAGAAGCAGGATGAGGAGCCGGGCTCGCAGAAAGTGCGGGTGTGGGGCGACACGGCGGTGGTCACCGCGTTGCTCTGGTGCAAGGGCGCGACGCACGGCCAGTCCTTCGATTTCAAGGTCTGGTTTAGCGACACCTACGTGCGGACGCCGTCCGGATGGAAATACGTCTTCGGCCAGGCCTCGCTGCCGCTGCCGACGGAGCCGAAGCAGAACAATTAA
- a CDS encoding YafY family transcriptional regulator — translation MNRTDRLVAMVLYLQGRRVVRACELAEHFEVTERTVYRDISALSEAGVPIAGEAGVGYTLMKGYHLPPVMFTGEEASSLFVGGELVKQFTDPSLHVPMTTALDKLRAVLPRESQDHVDKLVRGTLVVGRGFGPNQDPATQPMLLPVQQGVVQRRVLRMTYRGNARDETQRDVEPLGVVFYGGSWYLVAWCRLRTDLRHFRIDRIKRLELRSDRFEPRPDFNLAEHMRTYGGAEQEMIPARVWFSKFVQEKARRESYATLVEGKQRDGGAEFSLYTMSLEWMARWLLSFGTSAEALEPPQLRALVRAEAERIAQRHR, via the coding sequence ATGAATCGGACCGACCGCCTCGTCGCCATGGTGCTTTACCTGCAAGGGCGGCGCGTCGTGCGCGCGTGCGAGCTGGCGGAACATTTCGAGGTCACGGAGCGCACGGTCTACCGCGACATCTCCGCGCTCAGCGAGGCGGGTGTGCCGATCGCAGGCGAGGCGGGCGTGGGCTACACGTTGATGAAGGGCTATCACCTGCCGCCGGTGATGTTCACGGGCGAGGAAGCGTCGTCGCTGTTCGTCGGCGGCGAACTCGTGAAACAGTTCACCGATCCGTCGCTGCACGTGCCGATGACGACGGCGCTCGACAAGCTCCGCGCGGTGCTGCCGCGCGAGTCGCAGGATCACGTCGACAAGCTCGTGCGCGGCACGCTCGTCGTGGGGCGCGGTTTCGGGCCGAACCAGGATCCGGCGACGCAGCCGATGTTGCTGCCGGTGCAGCAGGGTGTCGTGCAGCGGCGCGTGCTGCGGATGACGTATCGGGGCAACGCGCGCGACGAGACGCAGCGCGACGTGGAGCCGCTCGGCGTCGTGTTCTACGGCGGCTCGTGGTATCTCGTGGCGTGGTGCCGGTTGCGGACGGATCTGCGGCACTTCCGCATCGACCGCATCAAGCGGCTCGAATTGCGGAGCGATCGGTTCGAGCCGCGGCCGGATTTCAACCTCGCCGAGCACATGCGCACCTACGGCGGCGCGGAGCAGGAGATGATCCCCGCGCGCGTGTGGTTCTCGAAATTCGTGCAGGAAAAAGCGCGCCGCGAAAGCTACGCCACGCTCGTGGAGGGGAAGCAACGCGACGGCGGAGCGGAGTTCTCGCTCTACACCATGTCGCTCGAATGGATGGCGCGGTGGCTGTTGTCGTTCGGCACGAGCGCGGAGGCGCTGGAGCCGCCGCAGTTGCGCGCTCTGGTGCGCGCCGAGGCCGAACGCATCGCGCAGCGGCACCGTTGA
- a CDS encoding thymidine kinase, translating to MSKVYFYYSAMNAGKSTVLLQSSYNYRERGMHTLLFVPAIDTRAGTGRIQSRIGLAADAMALQADEDVFAHVKAAHAAQPVACVLIDEAQFLTRPQVEQLTDVSDRLGIPVLCYGLRTDFQGQLFPGSAALLALADNLIELKTICHCGRKATMNLRVGPDGRAVKEGAQVEIGGNERYVAMCRRHYKDALAQA from the coding sequence ATGTCGAAGGTCTATTTCTACTATTCGGCGATGAACGCCGGCAAATCCACCGTGCTGCTCCAATCGAGCTACAACTACCGCGAGCGTGGCATGCACACGCTGCTCTTCGTCCCCGCGATCGACACGCGGGCCGGCACGGGCCGCATCCAATCGCGCATCGGCCTCGCCGCCGACGCGATGGCGCTGCAGGCGGATGAAGATGTCTTCGCGCACGTGAAGGCCGCGCACGCCGCGCAGCCGGTCGCGTGCGTGCTGATCGACGAGGCGCAATTCCTCACTCGCCCGCAAGTGGAGCAACTCACCGACGTCTCCGACCGCCTCGGCATTCCCGTGCTCTGCTACGGCCTGCGCACGGATTTCCAGGGACAACTCTTCCCCGGCAGCGCCGCGCTCCTCGCGCTCGCCGACAATCTCATCGAGCTGAAAACCATCTGCCACTGCGGCCGCAAAGCCACGATGAACCTCCGCGTCGGTCCCGACGGCCGCGCGGTGAAGGAAGGCGCCCAAGTCGAGATCGGCGGCAACGAACGCTACGTCGCGATGTGCCGCCGCCACTACAAGGACGCTCTGGCGCAAGCCTGA
- a CDS encoding succinate CoA transferase — MNYPFPTLSPQEAAALVQDKDTIGFGGFTAAGACKVVPLAIAARAKAEHAAGRPFKLGVITGASTGKSLDGALAEAEAIAWRTPYQSDPTLRKSINEGRTQFFDLHLSAVQPAVRSGVFGKMNWAILEASHVTAQGEIVLTTSVGCANTFARLADKIIIELNAYHPGDLMGFHDLFEPADPPFRRAIPIYAPTDRVGASFIKVNPKKIAGVVLTNTPDESGGFDAPDAVTNKIGENVAQFLASEIKVGRLPSSFLPLQSGVGNIANAVIGALGANPGIPPFMMYTEVIQDSVINLLKSGKCTFASGCSLTVSPQQLQQFYGDLEFFRSRVVLRPQEITNSPEIVRRLGLITINTAIEVDLFGNVNSTHVMGRDLMNGIGGSGDFTRNAQISIYTCPSVAKKGSISTIVPLVTHLDHSEHSVQVVVTEHGVADLRGKSPGERASLMIEKCVHPEYRDSLREYLRISAKGHVPQTLHNAFKMHLAYLEQGDMRQVKWSS; from the coding sequence ATGAACTATCCGTTCCCCACGCTCTCACCGCAGGAAGCTGCGGCCTTGGTGCAGGACAAGGACACGATCGGCTTCGGCGGCTTCACGGCCGCCGGCGCGTGCAAGGTCGTGCCTCTCGCCATCGCGGCTCGCGCTAAGGCCGAGCACGCGGCCGGCCGTCCCTTCAAGCTCGGCGTCATCACCGGCGCCTCGACCGGCAAGTCGCTCGACGGCGCGCTCGCCGAGGCCGAGGCCATCGCTTGGCGCACGCCGTATCAGTCCGACCCGACGCTGCGCAAATCGATCAACGAGGGCCGCACGCAGTTCTTCGACTTGCACCTTTCCGCCGTGCAGCCGGCGGTGCGCAGCGGCGTGTTCGGCAAGATGAACTGGGCCATTCTCGAGGCGAGCCATGTGACCGCGCAGGGCGAGATCGTGCTGACGACCTCGGTGGGTTGCGCGAACACCTTCGCGCGGCTCGCGGACAAGATCATCATCGAGCTTAACGCCTACCACCCAGGCGACCTGATGGGCTTTCACGATCTCTTCGAGCCGGCCGATCCGCCGTTCCGCCGCGCCATTCCGATCTACGCGCCCACCGACCGCGTCGGCGCGAGCTTCATCAAGGTCAACCCGAAGAAAATCGCCGGCGTCGTGCTGACGAATACGCCGGACGAGTCCGGTGGTTTTGACGCACCCGACGCAGTGACGAACAAGATCGGCGAGAACGTCGCGCAATTCCTCGCGAGCGAGATCAAGGTCGGCCGCCTGCCGTCGTCGTTCCTCCCGCTGCAATCCGGCGTGGGCAACATCGCCAACGCCGTCATCGGCGCGCTCGGCGCCAACCCCGGCATTCCGCCGTTCATGATGTATACGGAGGTCATCCAGGATTCCGTCATCAATCTGCTGAAAAGCGGCAAGTGCACCTTCGCCAGCGGCTGCTCGCTCACGGTGAGCCCGCAGCAGCTCCAGCAGTTCTACGGCGACCTCGAGTTCTTCCGCTCGCGCGTCGTGCTGCGTCCGCAGGAAATCACGAACAGCCCCGAGATCGTCCGCCGCCTCGGCCTGATCACGATCAACACCGCGATCGAGGTCGACCTCTTCGGCAACGTGAACAGCACGCACGTCATGGGCCGCGACCTGATGAACGGCATCGGCGGCTCGGGCGACTTCACTCGCAACGCGCAGATCTCCATCTACACCTGCCCGTCGGTGGCGAAGAAGGGCTCGATCAGCACGATCGTGCCGCTCGTCACGCACCTCGACCACAGCGAGCACTCGGTGCAGGTCGTGGTGACCGAGCACGGCGTGGCCGATCTCCGCGGCAAATCGCCCGGCGAGCGCGCATCGCTGATGATCGAGAAGTGCGTGCATCCCGAGTATCGCGACTCGCTGCGCGAGTATCTGCGCATCTCCGCCAAGGGCCACGTGCCGCAGACGCTGCACAACGCATTCAAGATGCACCTCGCCTACCTCGAGCAGGGCGACATGCGCCAGGTGAAGTGGTCGAGCTGA
- a CDS encoding acetyl-CoA hydrolase/transferase family protein, producing the protein MKNPRPDYRTQAMSAEDVVKLIPSGARCFLHGGAATPTALVDALAARTDVEGVRVYHVHTEGRLAIVDKACEGRVRSISLFSGAATRPVIAEGRADFMPVFLSDIPSFFRSRQIPLDVAIVQLSPPDEHGWCTLGTSVDVALAAFESATTVIAEINEQMPRTRGESFVPFSRVNAFIATNRTMHQHPPEPESPIEGRIGEIISDLVEDGSTLQMGIGAIPDAVLARLHHKRDLGIHTEMFSDRLVPLVESGAVTNKFKAVFPGRIVTAFCVGTQKTFDFVHDNPFVTFSGSDRTNDTAAIRKNPKVVAINSAIEIDLTGQVCADSMGHAIYSGIGGQMDFIRGAALSPGGKPIIALPATAKNGTISRITAELKPGAGVVTTRGHVHWVVTEYGAVNLWGKTLRERANALISIAHPDFRTELRRRVNGLRHFNFSE; encoded by the coding sequence ATGAAAAACCCCCGCCCCGACTACCGCACTCAGGCGATGTCCGCCGAAGACGTGGTGAAACTCATCCCCAGCGGCGCGCGCTGCTTCCTGCACGGCGGCGCCGCGACGCCCACCGCCCTCGTCGACGCGCTCGCTGCGCGCACCGACGTCGAAGGCGTGCGCGTCTACCACGTCCACACCGAAGGCCGCCTCGCCATCGTCGACAAAGCCTGCGAAGGCCGCGTCCGCTCGATCTCGCTCTTCAGCGGCGCCGCCACGCGACCGGTCATCGCCGAAGGCCGCGCGGACTTCATGCCGGTGTTCCTTTCGGACATCCCGTCGTTCTTTCGCAGCCGCCAGATTCCGCTCGATGTCGCCATCGTGCAGCTCTCGCCGCCGGACGAGCACGGCTGGTGCACGCTCGGCACCTCGGTTGACGTGGCACTCGCCGCCTTCGAGAGCGCCACGACCGTCATCGCTGAGATCAACGAGCAGATGCCGCGCACCCGCGGCGAGTCGTTCGTGCCGTTCTCGCGTGTCAACGCCTTCATCGCCACCAACCGCACGATGCACCAGCATCCGCCCGAGCCGGAGAGCCCCATCGAAGGCCGCATCGGCGAAATCATCTCCGACCTGGTCGAGGACGGTTCGACGCTGCAAATGGGCATCGGCGCCATCCCGGACGCCGTGCTCGCGCGCCTGCACCACAAACGCGACCTCGGTATCCACACCGAGATGTTCTCCGACCGCCTCGTGCCGCTCGTCGAGTCCGGCGCCGTGACGAACAAGTTCAAAGCCGTCTTCCCCGGCCGCATCGTCACCGCCTTTTGCGTCGGCACGCAGAAGACTTTCGACTTCGTGCACGACAACCCGTTCGTCACCTTCTCCGGCTCCGACCGCACGAACGACACCGCCGCCATCCGCAAGAATCCCAAGGTCGTCGCGATCAATTCCGCCATCGAGATCGACCTCACCGGCCAAGTCTGCGCCGACTCGATGGGCCACGCGATCTACTCGGGCATCGGCGGCCAAATGGATTTCATCCGCGGCGCCGCGCTCTCGCCTGGCGGCAAACCCATCATCGCCCTCCCCGCCACGGCGAAGAACGGCACCATCTCGCGCATCACCGCCGAGCTGAAACCCGGCGCCGGCGTCGTCACCACGCGCGGCCACGTGCACTGGGTCGTCACCGAATACGGCGCCGTCAACCTCTGGGGCAAGACGCTCCGCGAGCGCGCCAACGCCCTGATCTCGATCGCGCACCCGGATTTCCGCACCGAACTCCGCCGCCGCGTGAACGGCCTGCGGCACTTCAACTTCTCCGAGTAA
- a CDS encoding 2-hydroxyacid dehydrogenase, protein MTTTVAFFDTKPYDREYFAPASESGDLTLRFLDHRLTENTAATVIGADAVCCFVNDRLDRSLLTHLKNAGVRHVALRCAGFNNVDLAAAKELGLAVTRVPAYSPHAVAEHTLALLLTLNRKIHRAHNRVREQNFSLAGLVGFDLHGKTAGIVGTGKIGRIVAEILRGFGMRVLACDPFPDAVWAAQHRVSYVSKTDLFAQSDVISLHSPLTPETHHLVNEPTLAAMKRGAFIVNTSRGKLIDTAALIDGLKSGRVGGVALDVYEEEEGVFFEDHSDRVLADDELARLLTFPNVLITAHQAFLTREALGEIARVTLENLRRGAARTPFLDGTQLA, encoded by the coding sequence ATGACCACGACCGTCGCCTTCTTCGACACCAAGCCCTACGACCGCGAGTATTTCGCGCCCGCCAGCGAGAGCGGCGACCTCACGCTGCGTTTTCTCGATCACCGCCTGACCGAAAACACCGCCGCCACCGTCATCGGCGCGGACGCCGTTTGCTGCTTCGTCAATGACCGCCTCGATCGCTCGCTCCTCACGCACTTGAAAAACGCCGGCGTGCGCCACGTCGCGCTCCGCTGCGCCGGCTTCAACAACGTCGACCTCGCCGCCGCCAAGGAACTCGGCCTCGCCGTCACGCGCGTGCCCGCCTACTCCCCGCACGCCGTCGCCGAGCACACGCTCGCACTCCTGCTCACGCTCAACCGCAAGATCCACCGCGCCCACAATCGCGTGCGCGAACAGAACTTCTCCCTCGCTGGCCTCGTCGGCTTCGACCTCCACGGCAAGACCGCCGGCATCGTCGGCACCGGCAAGATCGGCCGGATCGTCGCCGAGATTCTCCGCGGCTTCGGCATGCGCGTGCTCGCCTGCGATCCGTTTCCCGATGCCGTCTGGGCCGCGCAACACCGCGTCAGCTACGTCTCGAAGACGGACCTCTTCGCGCAGAGCGACGTCATCTCGCTCCACTCGCCGCTGACGCCCGAGACACACCACCTCGTCAACGAGCCCACGCTCGCCGCCATGAAGCGCGGCGCGTTCATCGTGAACACCAGCCGCGGCAAGCTGATCGACACCGCCGCGCTCATCGACGGTCTGAAGTCCGGCCGTGTCGGCGGCGTCGCCCTCGACGTCTACGAGGAGGAGGAAGGCGTCTTCTTTGAAGACCACTCCGACCGCGTCCTCGCGGACGACGAGCTCGCGCGCCTGCTCACGTTCCCGAACGTCCTCATCACCGCGCACCAGGCTTTCCTCACGCGCGAAGCGCTCGGTGAGATTGCCCGCGTGACCTTGGAAAATCTCCGCCGCGGCGCAGCACGCACGCCGTTCCTCGACGGCACGCAACTCGCCTGA
- a CDS encoding lactonase family protein, with protein MSAALLIFVGTYTPKDGASRGIYTVRLDPQTGALSPAELAAETPNPTFLAWRPDGKILYALGPGDDPSGKVSGGAVAFAFDAATTRLTPLGGRGAGDPTTHLAITADGRMLLTVAYGGGTVASFPLSADGRLAERASLFRTAGELGPSRARQDKPHPHSVTLSPDGRFAYVCDLGLDRIFVFALDPARGSFAPAGDVAVAPGAGPRHSKISADGRFLYAINELSGSITAFSRDLASGALQSIQTLPTLPADFHGENTCAEIRLHPNGRFVYGSNRGHDSLAVFARDPEHGTLSLVQILPCGGKHPRNFNLSPDGRWLVCANRDSDNLVSFAVDAATGRLTPTGHTTTVPQAVCVLFAAE; from the coding sequence ATGTCCGCCGCGCTTCTCATCTTCGTCGGAACCTACACTCCCAAAGACGGCGCGAGCCGCGGCATCTACACCGTGCGTCTCGACCCGCAGACCGGCGCGCTCAGCCCGGCCGAACTCGCCGCCGAGACCCCGAACCCGACCTTCCTCGCATGGCGCCCGGACGGCAAAATCCTCTACGCCCTCGGCCCAGGCGATGATCCTTCCGGCAAGGTCTCGGGCGGCGCCGTCGCATTCGCCTTCGATGCCGCGACGACGCGGCTCACGCCCCTCGGCGGACGCGGTGCCGGCGACCCGACGACGCACCTCGCGATCACCGCCGACGGCCGCATGCTCCTCACCGTCGCCTACGGCGGCGGCACGGTCGCGAGCTTTCCGCTCTCCGCCGACGGCCGGCTTGCAGAGCGCGCGTCGCTGTTCCGGACGGCCGGAGAACTCGGGCCCAGCCGCGCACGTCAGGACAAACCGCATCCTCATTCCGTCACGCTTTCGCCCGACGGGCGTTTCGCGTATGTCTGCGATCTCGGCCTGGACCGGATCTTCGTGTTCGCGCTCGATCCCGCGCGCGGGTCGTTCGCTCCCGCGGGAGATGTCGCCGTAGCCCCCGGTGCCGGCCCACGCCACAGCAAGATCTCCGCCGACGGCCGCTTCCTCTACGCCATCAACGAACTGAGCGGCAGCATCACCGCATTTTCGCGCGATCTGGCCAGCGGAGCGCTGCAGAGCATCCAGACGCTCCCGACGCTTCCGGCCGATTTCCACGGTGAGAACACCTGCGCCGAAATCCGGCTGCACCCGAACGGCCGTTTCGTTTACGGCTCGAACCGCGGCCACGACAGCCTCGCCGTCTTCGCGCGCGATCCGGAACACGGCACGCTCTCGCTCGTGCAGATCCTTCCCTGCGGCGGCAAGCACCCGCGCAATTTCAACCTCTCACCTGACGGCCGCTGGCTCGTCTGCGCCAACCGCGACAGCGACAACCTCGTGAGCTTCGCCGTCGATGCCGCGACCGGCCGCCTCACGCCGACCGGCCACACGACCACCGTGCCGCAAGCCGTCTGCGTGCTGTTCGCCGCGGAGTAG